The Pseudarthrobacter defluvii DNA window CCGATCGGTGATCCTCAGGTCCACCGACGTGCCAACATGGGCGAACGGCACGGAGTAGTAGTTCCTTTCCCAGACCACGTGCCCGTTCCGGCCCACCCGGCGCCCGTAGGCCCACCTGCTGATCTCGTAGGCGGCCGCCGGCAACCCCGTGAGCAGCGGCTGCTCTTCAGCTGCGAACACGCTGGTCCTGGACCCTGGCCGTTTCTGGAACGGCTCCGCGTTATAGGCCGCTACCCGGTCGGTGATGGCGGCGCGAAGCTCCAGCAACGAGGTGAATTGCTGCTGGCGCAGCCCGGCGATGACCCAGGTAGCCACGTGGGCGACCGTGTTCTCCACGCTCGCCTTGTCCTTCGGTGCCCGGATGCGCCCCGGCAGCACCGCCGCTGAATAGTGCGCCGCCATCTCCCGGTAAGCGTCGTTGAGCACGACTTCGCCTTCGCGGGGATGCTTGATCACGCCGGTCTTCAGATTGTCCGGCACGATCCGCGGCACCGAACCGCTAAAGGCCTCGAACATCGCCACATGGGCCCGCAACCAGGTGTCCTGTTTCATGTCCAGGGCGGGTTCAACGAACGCGTACCGGCTAAACGGCAGGCAAGCCACAAACAAATACACCGTCCTCGACTTGCCCGTCACCGGATCTGTCAGCTGCATCGTCGGGCCCGACCAGTCCACCTCCACCGTCTGCGCCGCCTTGTGCCCGACCCGGGACGCCACCCCAGTGACCAGCACATGCCGCTGATAGGTCCTGCAGAACCGGTCATAACCCATCACCGGCTCACCGGCAGCCGCGCGTGAATCCGCGTACTCGCCATGCAGCAGCTTTAGCGTCACCCCGACCCGGGCCATCTCCCTATGCACCTGATCCCAGTCCGGCTGCGCGAACACACTCTGATGCTCACCCCGCCCAGGAAACAGCCGGGCATAGACCTCGCCCTCTGAACTGTCGGCGATATCGTCCCACGCCACACCGGCCGCGTCAGCAGCCTCCAGCACCGCCGTGATGCTCTTACGGGACATGCCCTGCGACGCAGCGATCGCCCGGCCTGACAGGCCCTCGGCGCGCAGCTGCAACACGAGCTTCGCTCTGATCTTCCGTACCATTGATGATTACTCCTTCTGCCGTGCGCCCTATACACACGACGGAAGGAGCCTAAATCGGGGTGGCCCCCAAACACGCCACTACCGGCACCCAGGACCGCTACTGCGCGCTCTGGCCGTTGGCCCCCGAACACACGACGGATGGACCCCAAAAGCGCGGATATTCAAACAGACCTGAGCAGGGTGCGTACCGAAGTACTGTTCGCAGACCCGGTCCCAGCCATACTCAGGCGACGCTGCGTAGGCGCAGAACGCCCTCAGCGCTGCCTGGTAGCTCCGGATGGTGGACTGCGCGACGTGCTTCACGCTGCGCAGATCCCCGAAGAACTCGTCCACGTGGGCCGGCGTCCACTGCCATGGATACTCATTCGTGAACTCCTGGAACCGCGTCACCAGCCGTTCCCGGCCCTCGATGGTGCCAAACGACAGGTTCCGGCTCAACTGCTGGTTGCGCCAGCCGGTAAGCATCTGGGTGAACACGTGGTCCTCGGGGTGAAGGTAACGCACAGCGCCGAAGTCGAGCACCCGTCCCGCTGAATCGACCGCCACGAAAACCTCCCGATACATTGCATTGGATGCAAGAATCATGCAATTAATGCAGAACCGGCGCAAATCTGCGGATCCGAGGGCCATTTCCAACTTGATGCACTCCAGCTTACGAAGGCCGCTTGGTGGACTTACCAGGGGCCCGACCGGCCGACTGCACGGTGTTTCCGCAAGTCACAGGCACTTTTCTGGTTCAAGTCGCGGGATGCCGCTTGGCAATGGGCGGAGGAGGGGTGATCGTGCATCGGATGCAATAATCACTATTCAGCTTGACATAAGGTCAATTATCGGCGTGCTAGGGCTTACGAGGGAGTGCCTGCTAAGGGACTGCTCGTGTTTTCGCGGCGCACCCATTAAATTTTGAAGGCTCACCGCCTAGGTGAGCCTTCAAAATTTCAAAAAGTGAGCTAACGTCGTCTCCGTGATGCCCACCGGACCTGACGGACCTCGTCTAGTAGGTCAGCGATGGCAGACTCGAAAACGGCGTCATCGGTGTGGGACAGTTTCTTCGACCCAAAAACTGATTCCCCTCCCGAACTGATTTCGATGTCCGAGTCAGAGCTGAGGTCTGAAAGCCGTGTTTGTCCTATAACAACGCTGGGCCTCGTTGAACCGGTTCTTCGATGCTCGTGAATCAAGCTCATTTGAGCCTCCCTTCGATGCTGGAAGAATAGTCTGGACCTACGACTTTCTTGTAGCTAGAAAACACTATTGAAGCATGGATTGCCATCCATGCGGTGGCGCCATAGATGATGAACCACGAACCCCACCATATCCAGGGAGAGACGGGTACAGCAGCCAGGACCGCCATAGTCAGCAAGATGCCTCCGCTGGCCAGAAGTATGCCGCGCAGTGGCGCAAGAAGACGAGCGACGAGTTCGTGCTCCGGTTCCTTGCTCATCCATGATAACAAGAGCGCCGGAGTGACAAGGATGATCGAGGCTGCAGGCGAGGGAATCAGGGCCTCGGGGCGGAGTACTTCGTTGTTCCATATTCGAACTGGAATTGTAGCCAGAACGATGAAGGTAGTTATGACGGCAGCCCACTTAGAAAAGGAGAAGACCCCTTGCCTCGCTGGAGCGGCTGCCACCCAAGCATCCGCAGTGTGAAATACGGACTTAGGCGCCAAGACCTCGTGGGCCGTTCGAGTCGGACTAGTGACAGAATGCCCAGACGATTGGATGGCCAGTAGCTTCCGATCAAAGGCCACGAAGTCGATCGACTGAATACACAAACCCTTCGGGACCTCGAACTCAACGTGCTGGCTTGCTGCGAACCCATAGTCAGGGATCGAGAGCTTGAAACGAATCTGTTGCGGTCCCCGATCTTCCAACTCCGGAAGGTCTTCATCGAGGGAGTACTTCAACGTCGTCCGAGTACCAACCAAGTCGGCATCAAGTTCGACCAAGAAGAGGTAATTCTTAGCCAATCGAGCCACAAGCATGTCCAGCAGTAAGAGTCTTCGTTTGTGGCTCTCGGTGAAATTTCGGCTGTCTAGCGACGATGCTTTCCAGTCTTCATATGCGTCCACTTTGGTTGAGGAATCAGCAGCATCAGACTCCACTACAGCAGCGAAAACCGTGCCGTCGTCGGGTTCATTCGCGGAGGAG harbors:
- the istA gene encoding IS21 family transposase translates to MVRKIRAKLVLQLRAEGLSGRAIAASQGMSRKSITAVLEAADAAGVAWDDIADSSEGEVYARLFPGRGEHQSVFAQPDWDQVHREMARVGVTLKLLHGEYADSRAAAGEPVMGYDRFCRTYQRHVLVTGVASRVGHKAAQTVEVDWSGPTMQLTDPVTGKSRTVYLFVACLPFSRYAFVEPALDMKQDTWLRAHVAMFEAFSGSVPRIVPDNLKTGVIKHPREGEVVLNDAYREMAAHYSAAVLPGRIRAPKDKASVENTVAHVATWVIAGLRQQQFTSLLELRAAITDRVAAYNAEPFQKRPGSRTSVFAAEEQPLLTGLPAAAYEISRWAYGRRVGRNGHVVWERNYYSVPFAHVGTSVDLRITDRVLQAYRGSERLTSHLLLPEGATNEYRTNDADLPAGEKYRQWDPARAREWAGRIGPAAVTVVNRIFESVPVDEQGLDAALAVLRLCRRYSAERVEAACRLALAGRVRSPRYAHLQPILATEQDKAAGLRPPRDEGVEHGGYVRGAEYYAGGAK
- a CDS encoding phage integrase N-terminal SAM-like domain-containing protein, with the protein product MILASNAMYREVFVAVDSAGRVLDFGAVRYLHPEDHVFTQMLTGWRNQQLSRNLSFGTIEGRERLVTRFQEFTNEYPWQWTPAHVDEFFGDLRSVKHVAQSTIRSYQAALRAFCAYAASPEYGWDRVCEQYFGTHPAQVCLNIRAFGVHPSCVRGPTARARSSGPGCR